One part of the Deltaproteobacteria bacterium genome encodes these proteins:
- a CDS encoding DUF3365 domain-containing protein has translation MSIALIIFPILGIIFLWISVQHEQQSLDQIRTQARALARQIVLTRQWISDCGGVMVLRRSRGAQNTVCYYDDRLETSRGTYQRFTPAMVTKKLSQYSQRQDMYQFHLASLNPLNPDNRPDDFEKRALEMFQREGLTEVSAFKGQGQEQRFFYMVPLRMDDTCLECHQQQGFTRGAVGGGLSVILPIGKMRAAVGRDQLKLAVAGVGLSILTIFTLFVLLRRMVIRPLQELEGVTAEISAGNLAARVNISTGDEFEKLGQAFNSMARSLADSRESLEEKIRQATRELSEANSELQSLDKLKSDFLANMSHELRSPLTVIRGGVDYLNRTIQGVENRRYLAVIDKNLARLIHLVSDLFDFTRIEADKADWCFEKENVSSLVQEVVEIIGPLAKEKDIAITYKYPTAIYAYIDLERIEQVLVNLIENAIKFSEQGTTINIVVKEHEDEVQLAVSDQGVGISEENLEVIFEKFHTLPSSGSRGRHEGTGLGLAICKGIIEAHGGEIWAKSVAGEGSVFYFTLPTKKQND, from the coding sequence ATGAGCATAGCCTTGATCATTTTTCCGATCCTAGGCATTATCTTCCTCTGGATAAGTGTGCAGCATGAACAGCAGTCTCTGGATCAAATAAGGACCCAGGCCAGAGCCCTGGCAAGACAGATAGTGTTGACCAGACAGTGGATCTCCGATTGCGGGGGGGTTATGGTCCTGCGGCGGAGCAGGGGGGCTCAAAACACTGTTTGTTATTATGACGACAGGCTGGAAACTTCCAGAGGAACTTACCAGAGATTCACACCTGCAATGGTGACCAAGAAGCTTTCTCAATATTCCCAACGGCAGGATATGTACCAATTCCACCTTGCAAGCCTTAATCCACTCAATCCGGACAATCGTCCTGACGACTTTGAAAAAAGAGCTCTCGAGATGTTTCAACGTGAAGGCTTGACCGAGGTGTCAGCCTTTAAAGGCCAGGGTCAAGAACAACGGTTTTTTTACATGGTTCCGTTGCGTATGGATGACACCTGTCTCGAATGTCACCAGCAACAGGGCTTTACTAGAGGTGCTGTCGGGGGAGGCTTGAGCGTGATCTTGCCAATCGGAAAAATGAGAGCGGCCGTTGGCAGGGACCAACTGAAGCTCGCTGTCGCCGGCGTCGGTCTCAGCATATTGACTATCTTCACTCTATTTGTCCTGCTCCGGCGCATGGTAATCAGGCCCTTGCAAGAGCTTGAAGGAGTGACGGCCGAGATAAGTGCTGGAAACTTGGCGGCCCGGGTGAATATCTCAACGGGAGATGAATTCGAAAAGCTTGGCCAGGCTTTCAATTCAATGGCGAGGAGCCTTGCCGACAGCCGTGAATCGCTGGAAGAAAAGATCAGACAGGCCACCCGTGAACTTTCCGAAGCAAACAGTGAACTTCAAAGTCTGGACAAACTAAAATCAGACTTTCTGGCAAACATGTCTCATGAACTTCGTTCTCCTCTGACTGTGATTCGCGGTGGCGTGGACTATCTCAACCGCACTATTCAGGGCGTGGAAAACAGACGCTACCTAGCTGTCATTGACAAGAATCTGGCCCGCCTGATTCACCTAGTTTCTGATCTATTCGATTTCACCCGCATTGAGGCAGACAAGGCAGACTGGTGTTTCGAGAAAGAGAATGTCTCCTCCTTGGTGCAAGAGGTTGTAGAGATAATAGGTCCGTTGGCCAAGGAAAAAGATATAGCCATCACTTACAAATATCCCACTGCAATTTATGCATATATCGATCTCGAACGAATAGAGCAGGTGCTGGTTAATCTGATTGAAAACGCCATCAAATTTTCTGAACAAGGCACAACTATCAATATCGTTGTCAAGGAGCACGAAGACGAGGTGCAGCTCGCTGTAAGCGATCAGGGTGTGGGCATTTCCGAAGAAAATCTTGAAGTGATTTTCGAGAAGTTCCACACCCTGCCTTCATCAGGGAGCAGAGGAAGGCACGAAGGAACCGGCCTCGGCCTGGCTATTTGCAAAGGAATCATCGAGGCTCATGGAGGAGAGATCTGGGCAAAAAGCGTGGCAGGCGAGGGAAGTGTCTTTTATTTTACCCTACCAACAAAGAAACAGAATGACTGA
- a CDS encoding PAS domain S-box protein, producing MLTLTPARLYQQIVVEAADAIIFADKTGIIELWNSAAESIFGYSAKKALGNSLDLIIPEKLRQRHWQGYRQAMASGQSTYGKDLLAVPAVRSDGSRISIEFTIALLADEAGKPIGTAALIRDVTARWQKEKELLSRLAELEGKLSRMRDTKRY from the coding sequence ATGTTGACGCTGACGCCAGCACGCCTGTACCAGCAAATCGTGGTTGAGGCCGCAGATGCCATCATATTTGCTGATAAGACAGGAATAATTGAGCTGTGGAACTCTGCCGCCGAATCGATTTTTGGCTATTCAGCAAAAAAGGCACTGGGAAACAGCCTGGATCTCATTATTCCCGAAAAATTGAGGCAAAGGCACTGGCAAGGCTACCGCCAGGCCATGGCTTCAGGCCAGAGTACATACGGGAAAGATTTACTGGCAGTACCTGCCGTCAGAAGTGATGGCAGCCGTATTTCCATAGAATTCACCATAGCCCTGCTTGCCGACGAGGCTGGGAAACCCATAGGCACTGCCGCTCTGATCCGCGATGTAACGGCACGCTGGCAAAAGGAAAAAGAGTTGCTAAGCCGCCTGGCCGAATTGGAGGGGAAATTGTCAAGAATGAGAGACACAAAGCGCTATTGA
- a CDS encoding NarK/NasA family nitrate transporter — protein sequence MNNDEAVCYAQSSRGAALTWTTLAFFAGFAGVSAFGPIVTKLKQAMALNPMLMGLLAASPALTGSLLRIPFGAMVDRLGGKKPILVLLGLAVAGIGAITLLFTILTPPRPAHYPLFLLAGILCGCGIAVFSVGIPTVSYWYPQKKQGTALAVYAGLGNMAPGMFAVALPFLVVSLGFAFSYVLWLGMLIALLIVFFLYMKDAPYFQYKEMGIEIDEDALLIACGEELIPSGNIMESLKKAGSNWRTWILTVFYFVTFGGFIALTVWFPTYWREYFGTSLVMAGLLTALYSLSASILRVFGGLTADRLGGEKTVFLSFMVVALGGLIMMSAGESMAVAIAGELLLALGMGFANAAVFKLVPKYTPETVGGAAGIVGGLGAFGGFVIPPVMGLFVKMSGTRGYALGFAVFFGLALLSLVLFAILNRYAPEQAAEAPA from the coding sequence ATGAATAATGATGAGGCTGTCTGTTATGCACAATCGAGCAGGGGGGCCGCCCTGACCTGGACCACCCTGGCGTTTTTTGCCGGCTTTGCTGGAGTGTCAGCTTTTGGTCCCATTGTTACCAAGCTTAAACAGGCCATGGCTTTGAATCCCATGCTCATGGGACTTCTTGCTGCCAGCCCAGCCCTGACCGGTTCCTTGCTGCGCATCCCCTTCGGAGCCATGGTAGACCGTCTGGGTGGCAAAAAGCCTATTCTGGTCCTTCTTGGACTCGCCGTTGCCGGCATTGGCGCCATCACTTTGTTGTTTACTATCCTTACCCCACCCCGTCCTGCTCACTATCCGTTGTTTCTGCTCGCCGGCATCCTGTGCGGCTGCGGCATTGCAGTATTTTCTGTCGGCATACCCACCGTGTCCTACTGGTATCCTCAGAAAAAGCAGGGTACAGCCCTGGCCGTTTATGCAGGTCTGGGCAACATGGCTCCGGGAATGTTCGCCGTGGCCCTGCCTTTCCTGGTAGTCTCTCTGGGCTTCGCATTTTCCTACGTGCTGTGGCTCGGCATGCTCATCGCCCTGCTGATCGTCTTCTTCCTGTACATGAAGGATGCACCCTACTTTCAATATAAGGAAATGGGCATTGAAATCGACGAAGATGCCCTGTTAATTGCCTGTGGTGAAGAGCTGATCCCTTCGGGCAACATAATGGAGTCTCTCAAGAAGGCCGGCTCCAACTGGCGGACCTGGATTCTGACAGTCTTCTATTTTGTCACCTTTGGTGGTTTCATTGCTCTAACTGTCTGGTTTCCGACTTACTGGCGGGAATATTTTGGGACCAGTCTGGTAATGGCAGGACTCCTTACCGCACTCTATTCCCTGTCCGCCTCAATTCTCAGGGTGTTTGGAGGATTGACGGCAGATCGGCTTGGCGGCGAGAAGACCGTATTTCTTTCTTTTATGGTGGTGGCCCTGGGTGGCCTGATTATGATGTCAGCAGGAGAATCCATGGCGGTTGCCATAGCAGGGGAGCTTCTGCTAGCCCTGGGCATGGGCTTTGCCAATGCAGCAGTGTTCAAGTTGGTACCCAAGTATACACCCGAGACAGTTGGCGGCGCTGCGGGTATTGTTGGCGGCCTGGGGGCCTTTGGTGGCTTTGTCATACCGCCTGTCATGGGACTTTTTGTCAAGATGTCTGGCACTAGAGGTTATGCTCTGGGGTTTGCCGTCTTCTTTGGCCTGGCCCTGCTCTCACTGGTACTCTTTGCCATTTTGAACCGCTATGCTCCTGAACAGGCTGCCGAAGCTCCCGCCTGA
- the narI gene encoding respiratory nitrate reductase subunit gamma, giving the protein MNLTNTLAFLVFPYLALTVFVVGHLYRYLTDPFAWNAHSSELLDKKGLKYGITIFHWGILLTLAGHTGGLLVPQSLYDAIGLDGQTHTTIAYYSGLLVGAAAFGGSLMLTWRRRTNQRIKVTSSVNDWCTLALLVFVTGMGLFNVIFGHFYVLDSIAPWIRGILTFRPEPALMLPVPVSYKIHILSAFVLLAFSPFSRLIHIWSAPVSYAFRRQILYRRRHLHS; this is encoded by the coding sequence ATGAATCTGACCAACACCCTGGCCTTTCTGGTATTTCCCTATCTGGCGCTTACCGTCTTTGTGGTAGGTCATCTCTATCGCTATCTGACCGATCCCTTTGCCTGGAATGCGCACTCCAGTGAACTTCTCGACAAGAAAGGGCTCAAATACGGCATTACCATTTTTCACTGGGGAATCTTGTTGACGCTGGCAGGCCACACTGGAGGACTGCTCGTCCCCCAGAGCCTTTACGATGCCATTGGGTTAGATGGCCAAACGCATACCACGATTGCCTACTACAGCGGCCTGCTGGTAGGCGCTGCCGCCTTTGGCGGCAGCCTCATGCTCACCTGGCGCCGGCGAACAAACCAACGAATCAAAGTAACCAGCAGTGTCAATGATTGGTGCACCTTGGCCCTGCTTGTTTTTGTCACTGGCATGGGTCTTTTCAACGTGATCTTCGGTCACTTCTATGTTCTCGACAGCATTGCTCCATGGATAAGAGGGATTTTGACATTCAGACCAGAGCCGGCCCTGATGCTGCCGGTGCCCGTGAGCTACAAGATTCATATCCTGAGCGCCTTTGTTTTGCTCGCTTTCTCACCCTTTAGTCGCTTGATTCACATCTGGAGTGCACCAGTCAGCTATGCCTTCCGCAGACAAATTCTCTACAGGCGGAGGCATCTACATTCATAG
- the narJ gene encoding nitrate reductase molybdenum cofactor assembly chaperone, with product MTTERRLLLKILSILLSYPDDQLLCGLPELEKAVGEIADSAVREECLRFLVYVSNTALLRLQEEYTATFDLNPATCLNLTYHKWGDDRERGRALIEFLELYERSGYEKSSGELADYLPIILEFLSICPEDQYHWQPEAYHLQLKEIGSCLRQLASPYAGLLRIVAAIFADLEDKGE from the coding sequence ATGACTACAGAAAGGCGCCTTCTTCTAAAGATTCTCTCTATTCTGCTTTCCTACCCGGATGATCAATTGCTCTGCGGACTGCCAGAACTGGAAAAAGCGGTGGGGGAAATAGCAGATTCGGCTGTACGCGAAGAATGCCTTCGCTTCCTGGTGTATGTAAGTAATACTGCCCTTCTTCGCTTGCAGGAGGAATACACTGCCACCTTTGACCTGAACCCTGCCACCTGCCTCAACCTCACCTACCACAAGTGGGGCGACGACAGAGAACGAGGGCGGGCCCTCATTGAATTTCTTGAGCTTTATGAGAGAAGCGGCTACGAGAAGTCTAGTGGTGAACTAGCCGACTACTTGCCTATCATACTGGAGTTTCTCTCAATCTGTCCGGAAGACCAGTATCATTGGCAGCCAGAAGCATACCATCTGCAGCTGAAAGAAATAGGCTCCTGCCTGCGACAACTGGCAAGCCCTTATGCGGGGCTTCTCCGCATTGTCGCGGCAATTTTTGCTGACCTGGAAGACAAAGGGGAATAG
- the narH gene encoding nitrate reductase subunit beta has translation MNIKAQISMVLNLDKCLGCHTCSIPCKNVWTNRRGAEYIWFNNVETKPGIGYPKKWENQDIHKGGWHLKGSSLSLRAGSRTSRLLKIFHNADLPAIDDYYEPWTYNYAKLIASPTRKHQPATRPKSQITGKPMPVTWGPNWEDDLAGVSTTGDGDPNFKNLERQIYLQFAKVFMLHLPRLCEHCLNPACVASCPSGALYKREEDGIVLVDQERCRGWRYCVSGCPYKKVYFNWHTGRSEKCIFCYPRIEAGMTSLCAETCVGRIRYVGVILYDADRVPEVAATRDEQQLYANQTSMFLDPADSEVRSAAISQGIPESYLNAAASSPVYKLAVEWGLAFPLHPEFRTLPMVWYVPPLSPLIQFLESEGEDRNDADNMRIPLTYLANLLTAGDEAPVRLALQKLMALRTYMRSQRLEEETNLAALEKVGMTEEMAREMYQLLALAKYGDRFVLPTVKREAKEDLYQAQGSLGFVDV, from the coding sequence ATGAATATTAAAGCACAGATCAGCATGGTCTTGAACCTGGACAAGTGTCTGGGCTGCCACACCTGCAGCATTCCCTGCAAGAACGTCTGGACTAACCGGCGCGGTGCTGAATACATCTGGTTCAATAACGTGGAGACCAAGCCTGGAATAGGCTATCCGAAAAAATGGGAAAACCAGGATATCCATAAAGGAGGCTGGCATCTCAAAGGCAGCAGTCTATCGCTGCGGGCAGGAAGCCGTACCTCCAGGCTGCTCAAAATCTTCCATAATGCAGACCTGCCTGCCATAGATGACTACTATGAACCCTGGACGTACAATTACGCCAAGCTGATTGCCAGTCCAACCAGGAAGCATCAGCCGGCCACAAGACCCAAATCGCAGATTACCGGGAAGCCCATGCCGGTGACCTGGGGACCTAACTGGGAGGACGATCTCGCCGGAGTCTCAACCACAGGAGACGGAGATCCCAACTTCAAGAACCTGGAACGCCAGATCTATCTCCAATTTGCAAAGGTATTCATGCTTCACCTGCCTCGTCTCTGCGAACACTGTCTGAATCCGGCCTGTGTGGCTTCGTGTCCATCAGGAGCGCTTTACAAGCGAGAAGAAGATGGCATAGTCCTGGTAGACCAGGAGCGCTGCCGCGGCTGGCGCTATTGCGTATCCGGCTGTCCCTACAAGAAAGTCTACTTCAATTGGCATACAGGAAGGTCCGAGAAATGCATCTTTTGCTATCCGAGAATTGAAGCAGGCATGACAAGCCTTTGTGCCGAGACCTGTGTGGGACGGATCCGCTATGTGGGAGTCATTCTTTATGATGCGGACAGAGTGCCAGAGGTTGCCGCCACCCGGGACGAACAGCAGCTCTATGCCAACCAGACTTCCATGTTTCTCGACCCAGCTGACAGCGAAGTGAGATCCGCTGCCATCTCCCAGGGAATTCCCGAAAGTTATCTGAATGCTGCTGCGTCTTCTCCCGTTTATAAACTGGCGGTGGAGTGGGGGCTGGCCTTTCCCCTCCACCCGGAATTTCGCACCCTGCCCATGGTCTGGTACGTGCCCCCACTGAGTCCCCTCATACAATTCCTCGAGAGTGAGGGTGAGGACAGAAATGATGCCGACAATATGCGAATTCCCCTCACATACCTGGCCAACCTCTTGACCGCCGGAGACGAGGCGCCTGTGCGACTGGCTCTGCAGAAGCTCATGGCCCTGCGCACCTACATGCGCTCTCAGCGGCTCGAGGAGGAAACGAACCTGGCTGCCCTGGAAAAAGTCGGCATGACAGAAGAGATGGCCAGGGAAATGTACCAGCTGCTAGCCCTGGCAAAATATGGAGATCGTTTTGTGCTTCCCACTGTAAAGCGTGAAGCAAAGGAAGATCTTTACCAGGCTCAAGGGAGTTTGGGATTTGTGGATGTATAG